From a region of the Synechococcus sp. RS9916 genome:
- the rpsN gene encoding 30S ribosomal protein S14: MAKKSMIARDVKRKKMVERYAAKRAALMEAFNAAKDPMERLEIHRKIQGLPRNSAPNRVRNRCWATGKPRGVYRDFGLCRNQLRERAHKGELPGVVKSSW; the protein is encoded by the coding sequence ATGGCCAAGAAGTCGATGATCGCCCGCGATGTGAAGCGGAAAAAGATGGTTGAGCGCTATGCGGCTAAGCGCGCGGCTCTGATGGAAGCGTTCAACGCTGCCAAGGACCCCATGGAGCGTCTGGAAATCCACCGCAAAATCCAGGGCCTGCCCCGCAACAGCGCCCCCAACCGCGTTCGCAATCGTTGCTGGGCCACCGGCAAGCCCCGTGGTGTGTATCGCGATTTCGGCCTGTGCCGCAACCAGCTGCGCGAGCGCGCTCACAAAGGTGAACTTCCTGGCGTGGTCAAGTCCAGCTGGTGA
- the rseP gene encoding RIP metalloprotease RseP, with protein MNVLAALLALGLLVVIHEAGHFLAAVGQGIRVNGFSVGFGPALLKREHNGVTYALRLLPLGGFVSFPDDDENSTIPDDDPDLLRNRPIPQRILVISAGVLANLLLAWLVLVGQSAFVGIPASPEPGVMVVAVQPGEAAARAGLKAGDQILSINGDVLGSGQEAVRSLVNLIKTAPDQNLNLVSRSAGDASSDRPLTLTPVDRDGQGRIGAQLQANLSGDLHPASNPLQAVAYGSDQFIGMIRNTVVGYSGLVTNFGQTAQQVSGPVKIVEMGAQLSSQGGGGLVLFTALISINLGVLNALPLPLLDGGQLVMLLAEAVRGKPLPERFQMAVMQSGLLLLLGLSVVLIVRDTSQLPLVQQLTGR; from the coding sequence GTGAACGTTCTTGCGGCACTGCTGGCCCTCGGCCTGCTGGTGGTCATTCATGAAGCGGGCCACTTCCTGGCTGCCGTAGGCCAGGGGATCCGGGTCAATGGATTTTCTGTGGGATTCGGGCCAGCCCTGCTCAAGCGAGAGCACAACGGGGTCACCTACGCCCTGCGGCTTCTGCCCCTGGGTGGATTCGTGTCGTTCCCCGATGACGACGAAAACAGCACAATTCCTGACGACGACCCGGATCTATTGCGCAATCGGCCGATTCCCCAACGCATCTTGGTGATCAGCGCCGGCGTGCTGGCCAACTTGTTGTTGGCCTGGCTGGTGCTGGTGGGGCAATCGGCGTTCGTGGGCATTCCCGCCTCACCCGAACCCGGGGTGATGGTGGTCGCCGTGCAGCCCGGTGAAGCCGCCGCCCGTGCAGGGCTGAAGGCGGGTGATCAGATTCTCAGCATCAACGGCGACGTGCTTGGGAGCGGCCAGGAGGCTGTGCGTTCGCTGGTGAACCTGATCAAGACCGCGCCAGATCAAAACCTGAACCTGGTCAGCCGCAGCGCTGGTGACGCCAGCTCGGATCGCCCGCTCACCCTGACGCCAGTCGACCGCGACGGACAAGGGCGAATCGGCGCGCAACTGCAGGCCAATCTCAGCGGCGATCTCCATCCCGCCTCCAACCCGCTGCAGGCCGTGGCTTATGGCAGCGACCAGTTCATCGGCATGATCCGCAACACGGTGGTGGGGTATAGCGGCCTGGTGACCAACTTCGGCCAAACCGCCCAGCAGGTGAGTGGTCCGGTGAAGATCGTGGAGATGGGGGCCCAGCTCAGCAGCCAAGGCGGCGGCGGGTTGGTGTTGTTCACCGCCCTGATTTCCATCAACCTTGGTGTGCTGAATGCCCTGCCCCTACCCCTGCTGGATGGGGGGCAACTGGTGATGCTGCTGGCGGAAGCGGTGCGGGGCAAACCATTGCCTGAGCGTTTTCAGATGGCGGTGATGCAATCAGGACTGCTGCTGCTGCTGGGCCTGAGCGTTGTCTTGATCGTGCGCGACACCAGCCAACTTCCGCTGGTGCAGCAGCTCACCGGCCGCTGA